The genomic interval CGTCCGCACCTGGGCGGTGATCCTCGCCGCCTGCGTCGGGCAGTTCCTCGTGGTGCTCGACGTGTCCGTCGTCAACGTCGCGCTCCCGTCCATGCGGGCGGACCTCGGGCTGAGTTCCACCGGGCTTCAATGGGTGCTCAACGCGTACTCGATCGCCTTCGCCGGTTTCATGCTGCTCGGCGGGCGCGCCGCCGACCTGTACGGCCGCAAGCGGATGTTCCTCGTCGGCCTCGGCCTGTTCACCGCCGCCTCACTGGCCGGCGGACTCGCCCAGGAGGGCTGGCAGTTGCTCGCCGCCCGCGCCGCGCAGGGGCTCGGCGCCGCCGTCCTCGCCCCCGCCACCCTCACCCTGCTCACCGCCGCTGTACCCGAGGGCCCCGCCCGCGCGAGGGCCATCGGCACCTGGATGGCGGTCGGGGCGGGCGGCGGCGCGGCCGGCGGACTCGTCGGCGGGGTGCTCACCGACGCGCTGTCCTGGCGCTGGGTGCTCCTGATCAACGTGCCCATCGGGGTGCTCGTGCTCACCGGCGCCGCCCTCTGGCTCGCCGAGGGCCGCACACGCGGGCGCAGCCGCGTCGACCTGCTGGGCGCCGTCCTCGTCACGGCGGGCCTCGCCGCCACGGCGTACGGCATCGTGCAGACCGAGGAGGCGGGGTGGACCGCCGCCGCGACCCTGGTCCCGCTGCTCGGCGGACCGGTGCTGCTCGCCCTGTTCGCCCTCGTGGAGACGCGCACGGCCAAGCCCCTGATGCCCTTGCGGGTGCTGGGGGCACGGGCGGTGGCGTCGGCGAACACGGCGATGCTCGTGATCGGCTCGGCCACGTTCTCCATGTGGTACTTCATGACGGTGTACGCGCAGAACGTGCTGGACTACAGCGCGCTGGAGGCCGGGCTCGCCCTGATGCCGACCTCGCTCGCCGTGGTCATCGGCTCCAAGAGCGCGCCCCGGCTGATGGCCCGCGTCGGCGCGAAGAACCTCGCGCTGATCGGCACCGCCGTCACCGCGGCCGGCTTCGGCTGGCAGTCCACGATGACCGCGCACGGCTCCTACCTCACCGCGGTCTGCCTGCCCGGCGTGCTCATGATGGCCGGTGCCGGGCTCGCCTCGACCCCGCTCGCCTCGCTGGCCACCTCGGGCGCGGCGCCGGGGGAGGCCGGGCTCGTCTCGGGGCTCGTCAACACCTCGCGCACCATGGGCGGCGCCCTCGGGCTCGCCGTGCTCTCCACGGTCGCCGCCGCCCGCACCGGGGGCGGGGCCGACCCGGCCGCCCTCACCGCCGGCTACGCCCTGGCCTTCCGCACGGCGGGCTGCGTCCTGCTCGGCGGCCTCCTCCTGATGCTGCTGTGGCTCCCGCGCCACCGGCCGGAACGCCTCACTTCCGTGCGTACAGCGTCACCCGACGCCCCCGCACCCGCTCGTCCCCGATCACGGTGAAGTAGTCCCTCAGGACGGCCGCCTTCACCCTCTCGCGCCGCCCGTTCTCCGGACGCGCCGCCCCCGGCGCGTCCGTGACCAGCAGTATCCGGCGCTGGGCGAGCATCGCGTCCCTTATCCGGGCCGGGGAAGCCTCCACCCCGTTCAGCGTCCCGGACGCGCGCGGGCTCCGGGCCAGCGCGATGTCCCGCAGACCGGTGAACGCCTCGGGCGAGACCAGCCTCGCGTCGCGCCGGGCGCCGGGCAGGAACACCACCGCGGTGCCCGGCTCCTTCATCCGGCGCACGTCCGCCGTCATGGCCAGCACGTCGTCCACCCGGCTCGACGGCGACCGCTTGGCCAGCGACTGCGGCAGCAGCGCCGCCACCGCGCAGGCCAGCAGCACCGGTACGAGCCACCGCGACGCCGCCGGGAACCGGGGCGCCACCGCCCGTACCGCCGCCCCCAGCAGCGAGCCGATGAGCAGCGCCAGACCGAGCAGGCTGAAGAGGATGTAGCGGTCCAGGAAGAGCGGCTTCTCCAGCGAGACGGCGGCCAGACCGAGCTGGGGGACCGCCAGCAGCGGCAGCCCCACCGACGCGATCGAAAGCCGGCGCCCGCCCGGCCGGTCCACCAGGGCCCCGAGGCC from Streptomyces drozdowiczii carries:
- a CDS encoding MFS transporter, with the protein product MADAPLLAAPTDRSPVRTWAVILAACVGQFLVVLDVSVVNVALPSMRADLGLSSTGLQWVLNAYSIAFAGFMLLGGRAADLYGRKRMFLVGLGLFTAASLAGGLAQEGWQLLAARAAQGLGAAVLAPATLTLLTAAVPEGPARARAIGTWMAVGAGGGAAGGLVGGVLTDALSWRWVLLINVPIGVLVLTGAALWLAEGRTRGRSRVDLLGAVLVTAGLAATAYGIVQTEEAGWTAAATLVPLLGGPVLLALFALVETRTAKPLMPLRVLGARAVASANTAMLVIGSATFSMWYFMTVYAQNVLDYSALEAGLALMPTSLAVVIGSKSAPRLMARVGAKNLALIGTAVTAAGFGWQSTMTAHGSYLTAVCLPGVLMMAGAGLASTPLASLATSGAAPGEAGLVSGLVNTSRTMGGALGLAVLSTVAAARTGGGADPAALTAGYALAFRTAGCVLLGGLLLMLLWLPRHRPERLTSVRTASPDAPAPARPRSR